The Clostridium felsineum DSM 794 region ACCGCCTCTTGCACGTACTTTTTTTGCATTAGAAAGCTCATCAGCCCATGCTCTATAGTCACCTCTGTTCCAGCCTTCGTTTGGAGCAATACGTACTCTTAAAATATCTAGACCTGCATTTTTATAAAGGGTATCCATGCAAGTATCGCTAAGAGCTCCACACCAGGCACTTGATGCACCAAAGCCTCTGATAACTTGTTTTTTAGAAGATAAGTTTATTGTAGCTGCATTTGTAGCTGCTTTAACAGATGCGTTACCTACAAAGGGTAAACATGTTATAGAAAGCGCTACTAAAGATATTAACGTTCTTTTTAATTTAATATTCATTTTCAATCCTCCGTATTTTAATAATTTTTAGTTGTTAGTAGGTTCAAATATCCATAATTGATTAGTGTGCCCGCCATAAGTCCATTGACATACGTTAGTACCATCAGAGGTTCCAAAATTGTAGTCATCTAAAACCTTAGTTCCATTACTGCTTACAGTTCCAATATAATAAGCCCCATTAGTTGAAGAAGGGTTTATAGAATATTTTTGAGCATTATTTGAGTAGGCATTGTAAATTTGAACATTTGCTCCATCTGTATTTGCTCCATTAGCTATATCAAGCATGAAGTTGCCTAGGGCACTTGTTAAAGTAACATATCCATCTCCAGTGTTTGTGAGGTACCATTTTTGACCAAGAGCACCTGAGCCAGTTCTAAGATCAACATTTTGACCAGCTTTTCCTGTGTTACCTGCAACTTCAAGGTATTTTTGAGCATTAACATTTTTGATGTAATACCAACCATTACTTAAAGTTGTATTATTAGCAGGAGTTGGAGTAGGTGTTGGGGGATTATCGTTAGTAGAATTAGTGCTAAATTGCCAATAGTCAATGTTAAATAAATTTTTATTACTATTTCCTACGAATTTAAAGAAAACATTGTGAACACCGCTAACGCTCTTTACATTACATTGCATTTCTTTAAAGCTTTGTTCTCCACCTGTAGGACTTACATTTAGAGTTCCAATAAGTGCTCCATCTACACTATCTAAATGGATTTCTATTTGTCCACCTACAGTTGAAGCTACACTTGCCTTAAAGGATGCAGCACCATTTTTAAAGTCTGCCTTTGATACAGCAAGCCAATCACCATTGTTTACGCTTGTAACATCAAGATTGTTGAAAGGAGTATTGTTTCCGTTTGCTGAGCATTTTTCAGTTGAGATACCTCCATTCCAAGCAATTGTTTCAGCTTCAGTTCTCTCATATGGATTAAGATTAGAAACCTGAGGCACACCTTGCATGTCTTCTACAACATTATTTATAGCACCATTACTATAGGAAAGCTTATTAATCATAGGGGAACGATAACCTTTTGTAATACCCATAGCTTTGCCCAAAGTTTGAGCGTGATATACCACATACCACTGATTGTTAAACTGAAAAACAGCATGATGGTTATTGCCACCTACTCCAAAATAGGTCCCTGGATTTTTAAGGAAAGTACCCTGGTAGGTAAAAGGTCCCATAGGGCTACTACTTGTCATATAAGCAATATCACCCTGGGGTGGAGTTCCATATGGATGTGTACCAGAGAAGTTGGAGCAATAAGAATAGTAGTATTTTCCATTATATTTGTGTATACCGGAATCCTCAAACATAAATGGAGAATCTATTGCAGCTGCACTTCCTGAGGTGTGAATCATATCGCTAGCCAACTTTATAACTCTTGCACTCTTAGGATTTGCAATTTGACTTTGTGAAGGATTATTACCTCCCGGTATACCGCCTCCAAAGTATAGATAACCAGTTCCATCGTCATCTACTAAAACAGCTGGATCAAAAATCCAAGAAACGCCATTAACGCCAGGAGTACTACCAGTAATTAAAGGTTTTCCAATTGGATCAGTCCATGGACCAACAGGACTATCTGAGGTAAGAACACCAATTCCACCACCGTTATTTGCAAAGTATAAAAAGAACTTATCTTTTCCGTTTATAACCTTATGGGTAGCTGACGGAGCCCAAGAATTGCTTGCCCATTTTGCTGCACCTGATGGCCCTGCTACAGGAATTTCGCCATTATCAGTCCAATTCACCATATCGTTAGAGGATATAACACTTATAGTTTTTATATTACTGTAGTCATTATCTTTTACATTTCCACGGTTGTCGTATTCAAAAGCATCGCTAGACAAGTAAACGTATACTCTGCCGTTATAGACCATAGCAAAAGGATCAGCTCCAAACTTATGAGTAATAAGTGGATTGGAGTTTCCAGGAACTTTTGCAAGAGCATTTGTAGTTGATGATGAAGCTTTAACTGAAGATAAAATGTTATTTACATTAAGATTCAGTAAACCTCCATTTTGTGCTTGTGATATAGAACCCTGTTTAATAAGTGTAGTATTAATATTAGCTTTAACAGCAGATGTTCTTAAGGCAAAACCGGCAGATACCGTAAACATTAGTAGAAATAAGCTAGATTTTTTAAACATTTTGTTTGTTTCCCCCTTTATAAAGTGTTTATTAGCAATCCTTGTACTTTTAATCTTTTAAAGATAGTAAAAGGTTGATTTTTTAGGGTTGTATCTTATGAAGAAGATTAATTAGTGCAAGAATTGCTATTATAAAAATAGTTACCAATAAATACAATTGGTTAATTTCTTTTTTTACAATTTTTATGGTATTATTACGGTAACTATATTTATAATATTAAAATAAAAGGTGAACGATAACAATGTGCATTTACTTAAATGAAACTCTATAATATTTGTACATGTGCACAATGTTATAAAAACGATTAAGATGAAATGTTAAATTAGGAGGTTACATATGGGAATATTAATTGACAGTATCGTAGAAAAGCTAGAACAGTACAATCCCAAAAGTTATATTAACAATAAAAAAATAACTCTTATTGAATCTGTAAAGTATATAGAAAGTAGCATTGAGGATTTTAAGCCCAATACTCTTTATGTGGGGCAAATTTCAAGACTTCCTGTGAGCAAATTAATATTACAGCCAACTAACTTTCTAATTGTTTCTAAACTCCATCTTCCATGTTCAGTTAGAACAAATAGAAATACAAATATAGTGCTAATAAATGAAGAATTTTCACCAGCTATATTTAATAAAGTTTTAGATATTTTTTTCAAATATGAAGATATAAATATCAATTCACTAAAGCTTTTAAAGGTGCTTTCAAAAAATACTGGACTGCAGGATATTATAAATAGTTCTTCAAAAATTCTTGGCAATCCTATGTATGTTAGTAACACTAATTTCGAAATATTATCTTTCACAGAAGGTGTTAAATTAAATCATTCTTTGTGGACAGACATTACAATAAAGGGATATCAGCAATATGATAAGTTGCAGAGTCTTTTAAAAGATACAATACTTAATGCTAAAATTCCCATTTATTTTAAATCTATTAATGAAAATAATTATGAGTTTAAGGATGATGGTAACACGATTGATGAGTTAAGTAAAGATTCGAATTCAATATTATATAAAGAAAATAGTAAGTTTACTATATCTAGAATTTGGTCAAACATATATGCGGGGAATAAACTTTTGGGACAACTTATTGTAATAGAAGCATTTAAACCTTTTACTGAAAGGGATGTTAAAATAATTGGCCTTTTAAGCAATGCAATTTCAGTTGAACTTCAGAAACATAAGTATTATGAGAGTTCAAATGTAAATAGTAAAGAACTTTTTCTTTTACAATTACTTGATGGCAAGATAACTAGCCAGGAAGCTCTTTATGAAAATATTAAGTTTGCTCATTGGGAATTGAAATATCCCCTTAGTGTTATAAGTATTGTTAATAAAAGTACTATATCATATATTCAATTCAGCTATATTAAAACTTTTTTTCAAAAGATATTTTATGATTGCGTCTGTGTTTTATATAAGGGAAACATCATTATAGCCACCAATTATAAGGATAATAAAACTTTATATAAAAAATGTTTTAAGGAATTACAGGAGAGTTTAAATAATTTTGAAATGTTTTGTGGAGTTAGTAGGCCA contains the following coding sequences:
- a CDS encoding carbohydrate-binding protein; this encodes MFKKSSLFLLMFTVSAGFALRTSAVKANINTTLIKQGSISQAQNGGLLNLNVNNILSSVKASSSTTNALAKVPGNSNPLITHKFGADPFAMVYNGRVYVYLSSDAFEYDNRGNVKDNDYSNIKTISVISSNDMVNWTDNGEIPVAGPSGAAKWASNSWAPSATHKVINGKDKFFLYFANNGGGIGVLTSDSPVGPWTDPIGKPLITGSTPGVNGVSWIFDPAVLVDDDGTGYLYFGGGIPGGNNPSQSQIANPKSARVIKLASDMIHTSGSAAAIDSPFMFEDSGIHKYNGKYYYSYCSNFSGTHPYGTPPQGDIAYMTSSSPMGPFTYQGTFLKNPGTYFGVGGNNHHAVFQFNNQWYVVYHAQTLGKAMGITKGYRSPMINKLSYSNGAINNVVEDMQGVPQVSNLNPYERTEAETIAWNGGISTEKCSANGNNTPFNNLDVTSVNNGDWLAVSKADFKNGAASFKASVASTVGGQIEIHLDSVDGALIGTLNVSPTGGEQSFKEMQCNVKSVSGVHNVFFKFVGNSNKNLFNIDYWQFSTNSTNDNPPTPTPTPANNTTLSNGWYYIKNVNAQKYLEVAGNTGKAGQNVDLRTGSGALGQKWYLTNTGDGYVTLTSALGNFMLDIANGANTDGANVQIYNAYSNNAQKYSINPSSTNGAYYIGTVSSNGTKVLDDYNFGTSDGTNVCQWTYGGHTNQLWIFEPTNN
- a CDS encoding PucR family transcriptional regulator gives rise to the protein MGILIDSIVEKLEQYNPKSYINNKKITLIESVKYIESSIEDFKPNTLYVGQISRLPVSKLILQPTNFLIVSKLHLPCSVRTNRNTNIVLINEEFSPAIFNKVLDIFFKYEDININSLKLLKVLSKNTGLQDIINSSSKILGNPMYVSNTNFEILSFTEGVKLNHSLWTDITIKGYQQYDKLQSLLKDTILNAKIPIYFKSINENNYEFKDDGNTIDELSKDSNSILYKENSKFTISRIWSNIYAGNKLLGQLIVIEAFKPFTERDVKIIGLLSNAISVELQKHKYYESSNVNSKELFLLQLLDGKITSQEALYENIKFAHWELKYPLSVISIVNKSTISYIQFSYIKTFFQKIFYDCVCVLYKGNIIIATNYKDNKTLYKKCFKELQESLNNFEMFCGVSRPFYNLLKINKYYKQSLKAIELGRYRDIDKCIFIYDSYILQHILLLSSSEESLKDFCHPAIFKLITYDSVYKTDYLKNLYLYVMNFKNQSKLAGLMHIHRNTLHYRISKIEEIMNVDLNNVDEFFSIYLSFKILEFSGEEF